Proteins encoded together in one Telopea speciosissima isolate NSW1024214 ecotype Mountain lineage chromosome 6, Tspe_v1, whole genome shotgun sequence window:
- the LOC122664157 gene encoding pluviatolide O-methyltransferase-like, producing MAIVEVEKAEDLALAQAHVWKHIFNFINSMALKCACDLGIPDVIANHGGRPVTLTDLATALSIPAVKTDCLRRLMRILGHNGFFVRQTNGEGGEETYLLTPSSKLLVKDNPLNLLDFIEKEVHPVFVSSWHYFSEWFKTTEQRVFKMAHGVSLWEYNSQHPEMNTMFNAGMASDARILMNVVVSKCPEVYQGLNSLVDVGGGTGTAARIVAEAFPNVKCSVYDLPHVVATLPKNDIIQGIGGSMFESIPSAHAVQLKWVLHDWSDEECVVILQNAKKAIPSREEGGKVIILDIVVVENADNLDLTETQFLLDVLVMDVGGKERTEHEWKKLFKEAGFTDYKIKPVLGVRSIIEVYP from the exons ATGGCTATTGTCGAAGTTGAGAAAGCTGAGGATCTTGCATTAGCTCAAGCTCACGTATGGAAACACATATTTAATTTCATCAATTCAATGGCTCTCAAGTGTGCCTGTGATCTAGGCATACCGGACGTGATCGCCAACCATGGTGGTCGACCTGTGACCCTCACTGATCTAGCCACCGCCCTTTCCATTCCGGCCGTTAAAACAGATTGCCTGCGTCGTCTGATGCGCATCCTTGGCCACAATGGCTTCTTTGTAAGGCAAACCaatggagaaggaggagaagaaacttaTCTTCTCACTCCCTCTTCGAAACTCCTGGTTAAGGATAATCCCTTAAACCTATTGGATTTCATAGAAAAGGAAGTACACCCTGTGTTTGTGTCATCTTGGCACTATTTCAGTGAATGGTTTAAAACCACAGAACAAAGAGTATTTAAGATGGCTCATGGAGTGAGTCTTTGGGAATACAATAGCCAACACCCTGAGATGAACACTATGTTCAACGCAGGTATGGCTTCTGATGCTCGTATCTTGATGAATGTAGTGGTTAGTAAATGTCCTGAGGTTTATCAAGGCCTCAACTCCCTTGTCGACGTCGGTGGAGGTACCGGAACTGCTGCCCGTATCGTTGCCGAGGCGTTCCCTAATGTCAAGTGCTCTGTGTATGACCTCCCACATGTGGTGGCTACTTTACCTAAGAACGACATCATCCAAGGCATCGGAGGGAGTATGTTTGAATCCATCCCATCCGCTCATGCAGTCCAGCTCAAG TGGGTTCTACATGATTGGAGCGACGAGGAGTGTGTGGTGATACTACAGAATGCGAAGAAAGCGATACCTTCGAGAGAAGAGGGAGGGAAGGTGATTATATTGGACATAGTTGTGGTGGAGAATGCAGATAATCTTGATCTGACTGAGACACAGTTTTTACTCGATGTGTTGGTGATGGATGTTGGGGGTAAAGAGAGGACTGAGCATGAATGGAAGAAGCTTTTCAAGGAAGCTGGTTTTACTGATTACAAGATCAAACCTGTTCTTGGCGTTCGGTCTATTATTGAGGTTTATCCATGA